CTCTTGCTGCTTCACCCATATAATGTCCTGTACTTGGAAGTTCAAACGTCCTCTCTTCATATTGCACCTGGGTTTGCGTAGTTTCAGCATGAATGTTCAAACCATTTACAGTCATAGATGTAAATAATGTCGTTGTCAAAACAGCAGATGCCATAAATACTTTCATTGGTTTTTGTAATTTACGATTCTTTCTTTTGTTCATATCAATCATTCCTTTCATTTAAATTCGTTCTAACGTTCATACGAAACGCCGATTTCCTCACTAGCCCTTCATATCATTTTATTATGTTAATACAATAAAAATTCCTCTTACTATGGCTACTTCTTAAATTTACTTATCCCCCCTCTCTTATTTCATACACGTAAAAATTATACTTATATATAATTTTGGAGGGGAGCGTCTGGCCGCGTATAGAAACGGTCATGACTTTTCCCACCATATCCAAATGAGAAAGCAAGGCAGATCATGTTGTATTCTGCATAGTAGGTATGTCGAAGAATTAAAATGGATTTATATGGCTATTCCTTCCATTTATACATAACTAATATGTATCGCCCATTATTTTTTATGACTTTTTACGATTTAGGTCTTGATAACGTACAATTTTCTTTTTTTGATATGGTGAGGCCTATATACACCAGATTGTTAGTTCACAAAATACAAGAGATTTGAGATCAGTATCGGAGTAACGCCACATCCCCTATAATGATTCATATGTTACGTCTTTCAAAAGAATCTGATTTATAGAACGTGTCAGAATTTATATTTTACTATATTTAATATTCATTTATTGTTTTTTTCGTTAATATGTATAATTACATAAAGGGATATCGTCAGCATTTCGGAAAAAAAACACGTTAAGAGCATGCAAGATTTTATACAGTTTTTCGGCTAATCGAGTAACAAACGAGAACCCTAAAACCGCGCCAGGATAGGAATGTATAAAAAAATGCATAGATCCATAGAACAAAAAAAGGAGGATCCCTTGTGAGAGTAGGGATCCTCCTTGTCCTTGCTACCGATAATTGTGCGTTATGTGAACTAGATTTGTATAGAGTATGCATTCAATCCTTTCGGATCTTCTTCAACTAAAGGGCCAGATAATTGAATAAGAATCTCAAACAAAATTGGTATTAATTAACCTCAGCATGGTGAGGTTGTGAAGAATGATATTTAAACTAACGTTGCAGGTTAGTTCAACAGGAATATTTAAAAATGGTATAATTAACAATAAAAGGAAATTTAATTTTAGGGGGAGGAATTTTTTGAAACTAAAATCTATGGTATTTATTTTCTTGAGTATGCTTGTTTTAGTTGTGGGTTGCTCTTCAAATGAAACAGTTGAAAGTAAGTGGACTTCACCTGAAGATATACCAAACTTTGTCAAAGAAAGTGATTTTGAGAAAATTGATTGGAATAGAAAAGCCGTGACGTTCAATGACAATATTATCGGAAATGAAAATAAATCAGGTGTTATTGGTGCTGATATGCCAAGTATAAACATTAACCAAAAGTGGATGTGGCACCTTTGGGGTGTTGAAAATCCCAAGGAAACTGAACTAACAGTCGTTGGTTTTCACAGAGAAACGGGAACTGTCCATCAAATCATAACAACAGGTTGGACGATAGGTCTTGAAGGAGAGAATAATGGAGCAGATGCACACGCACCTTCAAGCGTGAACATTCCAAAGTCAGGAGAATGGGCAATATTGCTTTATACTGATGGAAAATTATTCGATAAATTAGTTTACGATATAAATGAATAATGAGTATTCTTCTTCAACTATAGGACTCGATCCTTCAATAATCAGCACAAAAAAAGGATCTTCAATCGAAGATCCTTTTTCAATACCGATAATGAGACGTTATGTTAACTCTCTATGAATAAGATATACAAAATAAGAGTTGAGAAGCAAATAAAAAACGGTTCTTTTTATGGTAAAATTTGTTATAGATGGATAATACAATTAAACAAACGAGCCATTTGGCGGCACATAAAGGTGCAACCTTTTGTTGCACCTTTATGTGCCTATAACTATCTTTACTTTAGCCATCCACTTCAATAATACTGGAATAAGAAAGGGCGATAAACAATATGTTTTTTGGAGATAAATTAAAAAAAGAAAGAGAAAAGAAAGGTTGGTCACAGGAGTACCTTGCTACAAAAATACATGTTAGCCGTCAATCAGTTTCAAAGTGGGAAACAGGTAAAAACTATCCCAGTATTGGAGTGATTATCGATTTAAGTGATTTATTCGGCATCACAATCGATGAATTATTAAGGAGTGATGGAGAGTTGAAAGAAAAAATAATTCAAGATAGTAAAGGATCGACAGATTTAAATTGGAAATCATACCTTTTAACCGGTTTAGGTATTCTTATGGGGATTGTAATTGTTAGTATGATCAAACATGATGGAATTGATTGGATATCCATTAGTTGGTCAGCAGTTGCAACAGCAGCCTTCTTGTACCTTATTTCTCTTCTTTTTCCACAAGGAGCAAAAAGAGTGAAACAAAAAAGTAGGTGGAAAATTCCACAAACGGATTCGATTGCTTAATAAACCTGATTTTAAAAAACGATTCCTACTGTTTGTAAAGGAATCGTTTTTTTGATATAAATTACCTTTTGGATTAAAAAGTATAGGAAATATTATTAATAAACATTCATAAATTTAACTTCCGCTAACGAAAATTATGTAAATGAGCTGTCCAAATGGATGGCTTATTTTATTTTTAGGTTAACGTGGCTTTTTTCCAAAATGCTGGCGGTACCCCATGGCTATCAAGCTAAGAAAATATAACTCCCCCAGAACCAGATTTTGTCCTAATTTGTAATAAAAGAGCTCATTTTTTCGTTATGGGGGGTGACCTGTTTTCTTAAGTTGATGGATGTGTGTGGTAGGCCCCCTACATGGAATCCTACTGTCTTTGTTTTAATTCAGAAATTTCTAAATTAACTTTCTTTTTATTTAAAATTGTAATACAATTGAGTTAAATAAATTTAACTGGTTAAAAAAAGGATGATGCATAATGAAACAAAAAGCCATTTCCATTATCGAAACATATGAACAATTAAAAGTAATAAGCGATCCATTACGTACAAAAATGCTTATATACTTAGTCGAAAAGCCATATACAGGTCATCAACTTGCTCAGCTTTTAAATCTTTCTCGCGCAAAAATACTCTATCACCTCCGCGAACTAGAAAAACACAACATCATTCAATTAGTAAAAAAAGAAGAACAGGGAGGGAATATTTTAAAGTACTATCAGGCTGTTTCGCGTGGCTTTATTCCTGCAAATCACTTACTTCACTACATTGAATCGCAACAGGCAACAAGACAATCCTATTTAGAAGTATTACATCGTGCACAAACAAGAGTATTAACTGCTCCAGATACCTCATTCGATTTAACATCTTCCCATGTTGAAGATTGGCCAAGTATCTCGATGCAAACAGAATTCTCATTAACAGAAGAACAATTTATAAAGTTTTTAAATCAGTATAGAAACCTTGTTAAAGAAACTTTAGCAGCTTCCACAGAAACTGATGCTAATAAAAACTTTTATGTTACAATCACAGGTTTTGAAATTGATCAACTGCTCTTTAACGAAGATTTATAATTCATTATTTGTGGGGAGGAATATTCTTTGAGTGAGCCGTTTATATCACAACAAGTTCAACCTAAGTATACAAGCATGTCATTATTTAAAAATCGTGCATTCTTATTTCTTTGGTTATCTAGTACCTCTTCTTTTCTTGCTCTTTCAACCTACCTATTTGCAGAGCAATGGTATGTTATTCGATCTTTAGGTCAGGAATCAGCACTTGGGATTGTCATGATGGTAACTCTAATCCCGCGAGTCCTCCTAATGACTGTTGGAGGTGTATGGGCAGATCGCTTTAAACGTTCAAAAATTATGTTGGTTTCTAGCTTCACGCGTTTTTTACTGGTTTTTGTAATGATTACTTTATTACATTTGCATCTATTAAATTTATGGTCGTTACTGTTTTTTGCACTACTATTTGGAATTCTGGATGCTTTCTTTTCACCAGCGAATCAGTCTCTTCTTCCTCTTCTAGTCCCAAAAGAGATGTTAACTCGATCTAATTCCTTTATTCAAACTTCCAATCAAGTTGCAATGTTTGCCGGACCAATGATAGGCGGCTGGATTATTACAGTTAGTTCTTTCTCGGTTTTATTTCTCTTCGTTGCTTGCTTTTATTAATTACATCCGCTTTCACTTTATGTATTAAAGAAAAAAATTCTTCACCGTCTTCTAAGCAAGCATCTACCAGACAAGAGCTATTAGAAGGTTTTCAATATGTATGGAACATGCCTTTTTTAAAATCTATACTTTTTATTTTAATGACAATAAACGTCCTCTTCTTTGGCCCTTTACTTATGGGAATTCCATTATTAGCGAGCGAGGTATTACATGGAAAGGCAGTTGAGGTAAGTTTTTTACAAAGCTCTTATCAAGGAGGAATGCTAGGAGGCGCTTTATTGATTGGGCTTTTAAATATTAGGAAAAATAGAGGTCTTTCTATTCTAATACTTATTTCTTTTCTTGGTATTTTTCTTTCTCTCCTTGGTCAAATGTATGTTTTATGGCAAGGAATCCTTTTACTTGTGATGATGGGTTTCATGTCTTCTATGATTAATGTACCACTGGTGTCTATTATTCAAGAAAACAGTGAAACAGATAAGCTAGGAGAGTTATGAGTTTCGTAAATGCCTCTTCGAACGGTTTAGTTCCGCTATCTTATGCTTTTGTATCTATATGCTTAACATTTGGCACTTCTATATCTAACATTCTACTATGTTGTGGCCTACTCATAACTATCTTATCCATTCTTTTTATAACAAAATATAAAATTGTACGTGATACAAATTAACTAAACAGTGCAGTATTTCTAGAAATTAAATGTTGGTTCAGGTTAAGCAGGTGGAGCGATGCTATTTATAAATGTACTAAAAATTTTTTCCGTATTGGGTGTACAGAGGTATCTTATTTTTATTGGAAATAAGTATATTATTCGAAAGTGTAGAGGAATTTACCTATGAATTAAAATGTACCACTGGCTCGCTCATGTTTGCTGTCGTAAGAAGTAAGTCATTATTACATTTTTTAAAACCGTATCGAGTGATGACATTTGTAACTTTAGAAAATAAAGAAAAAGCGGATCTAGTAAAAAGTATAATTGCATCAAATAAGTTACACGTTGAAGTTAAACGAGAAAAATCCTTAATAGGTAATAAAGCAATTCAAACAAATGTGGTTAAAAGATGGGATGTAGGAGAATTTATACAATTGGATGTAGATTTTAAATATGGTTTTATTTATTATTTGTCGATGGAAGATTTAAAAATCCTCCCTGCCCCATTATCGACAGAAAAAGATGTTGGTCTCTTCATGGATAGTATGGCTGACACATTAGAAAAGTTTTTAACAGATTTATTCGTGAGGAATATCGAAACAGTAACAGTATAGAAAAGCTACAAGGAGGGATATGAATGTTTGTTCATATTGACGTAATAGTATTAAAAGCACTATCTATACTATTTTCAATTGTGTTTTTAGCTGGGCTTAGTTATACCCTTTATCAAAATCTAAATAAATATTTTCTAGAAGTTAATAATGCCACTTCATTTAATCGAGACTCGGTTAATATTTTAAGAAAAAAATTATTTGTAAATTGGATTTATATTAATGCGGGAATTGGAGTATTACTTATAATTGTGTACTATTTTATGAAGCTCATAATTCTTTAATTTGGATTTTCATATTTTTGAGCCTTTTTATCGTGTGGTATTGTACAGTTTCAGAGAATTTTAGGTTATTGTCGAACGTCATTCTAAAATGGGAATGGCGTATTTTTGTACTTTTTTGAGGTACAAATTCGAAAAAGTGAATCATCATCATATGTATTTAATGCACCTAGAATTTTATATGGATGGTGAGAAAATATGATTCAATATCAAATGCTGTATAGTACACCTTATCTATATTCTTCAAAAATGCTTAGACAAATGTACAAAGAAACAAAGAAAGAGGGAAATCTTTGTGCTATACGAGACCACATGTTAAGACATGAAGTGTATCTAGATCGACAATATCGAGCGTACTATTATTTAAGTCAAGACATTGAAGAGGATCTGTATGGGGATGAACATGCTTTGTCCTGGAATGAGCTATTAGATGAATATCAACTTTACAGGGATCGTAAAGGGAATTTATCTATTAAACCCAAAGGATGGGATTAACATGACGATTATTGGAGAGCTAGGGATTGTTTACGGTGTGACCGGAGCTTCAGTTTTAGGAATTAAGTTACTAAAAAAGAAAGGTCTTTACCTTCCAGATTGGTTGCTACGTGCGGGTCTCAAATGCTTATTAATTGGGAGTGTTTGGTATGTGCTAATGGATATACTAGATGTGGTTCTGGTGCAAAAACTTCAGGACAATTGCAATAAATCTACAAATCTTGGACATACTGATACTACTAATCTAAAGAAGGTGTGTGATTGGTATGGAAAAGGAAAATGTATTCAAATGGAAGCATTATCAGCCTGATATTATTTTGTTAACGGTAAGATGGTACCTACGGTACAACCTCAGTTTTCGTGATTTAGTGGAAATGATGAAGGAACGGGGCTTATCCATTTCTCATACAACGATTATGCGTTGGGTTCATCAGTACGGTCCTGAATTGGACAAACGAATCCGACGTCACCTTAAACAAACAAGTGACTCCTGGAGAGTCGATGAAACATATATCAAAGTAAAAGGTCAATGGATGTACCTGTATCGTGCTGTTGATTCGAAAGGAAATACAATCGATTTTTACCTGAACAAAACAAGAGACCAGAAGGCTGCAAAGCGCTTTTTCAAGAAGGCCTTGCAGTCTTTTCATGTTTCAAAACCTCGTGTTATAACAGTCGATAAAAATCCAGCTTACCCTATAGCGATTGAACAGTTGAAAAAAGAAAAAAGCATACCTGGTGGTATGCGACTTAGACAACAAAAGTACTTGAATAACATAGTAGAGCAAGATCATCGCTTTATAAAGAAGCGAATTCGTTCTATGCTAGGGTTCAAATGTTTTGACACAGCTACATCCATTCTTTCTGGAGTAGAAGCCATGCATATGATTAAAAAAGAACAGGTTAATTTACGGGACCAGTCTGTCCAAAACCAG
The DNA window shown above is from Bacillus pseudomycoides and carries:
- a CDS encoding helix-turn-helix domain-containing protein, with protein sequence MFFGDKLKKEREKKGWSQEYLATKIHVSRQSVSKWETGKNYPSIGVIIDLSDLFGITIDELLRSDGELKEKIIQDSKGSTDLNWKSYLLTGLGILMGIVIVSMIKHDGIDWISISWSAVATAAFLYLISLLFPQGAKRVKQKSRWKIPQTDSIA
- a CDS encoding winged helix-turn-helix domain-containing protein, with amino-acid sequence MKQKAISIIETYEQLKVISDPLRTKMLIYLVEKPYTGHQLAQLLNLSRAKILYHLRELEKHNIIQLVKKEEQGGNILKYYQAVSRGFIPANHLLHYIESQQATRQSYLEVLHRAQTRVLTAPDTSFDLTSSHVEDWPSISMQTEFSLTEEQFIKFLNQYRNLVKETLAASTETDANKNFYVTITGFEIDQLLFNEDL
- a CDS encoding IS6 family transposase codes for the protein MEKENVFKWKHYQPDIILLTVRWYLRYNLSFRDLVEMMKERGLSISHTTIMRWVHQYGPELDKRIRRHLKQTSDSWRVDETYIKVKGQWMYLYRAVDSKGNTIDFYLNKTRDQKAAKRFFKKALQSFHVSKPRVITVDKNPAYPIAIEQLKKEKSIPGGMRLRQQKYLNNIVEQDHRFIKKRIRSMLGFKCFDTATSILSGVEAMHMIKKEQVNLRDQSVQNQKEFIHQLFGLAA